A window of Clostridium botulinum BKT015925 contains these coding sequences:
- the rplI gene encoding 50S ribosomal protein L9, whose product MKVILLKDVKGKGKKGEVINASDGYARNFLLPRGLAEEATDSNMHILNRQQEAERKKKLEETEKAQGLADSLRNKEVKIIGKAGDNGRLFGAITSKDIATELKKQYKVTVDKKKVVTDTIKQLGEYEVEVKLYPEISTKIKVVITEK is encoded by the coding sequence ATGAAAGTAATTTTATTAAAAGATGTAAAAGGAAAAGGAAAAAAGGGAGAAGTTATAAATGCATCAGATGGATATGCAAGAAACTTTTTGTTGCCAAGAGGACTTGCGGAAGAAGCTACAGATTCAAATATGCACATATTAAATAGACAACAAGAAGCTGAGAGAAAGAAAAAATTAGAAGAAACTGAAAAGGCACAAGGTTTAGCTGACAGTTTAAGAAATAAAGAAGTTAAGATAATTGGTAAAGCTGGAGATAATGGAAGATTATTTGGAGCTATAACAAGCAAAGATATAGCAACTGAATTAAAGAAACAATACAAAGTAACTGTAGATAAAAAGAAAGTTGTAACAGATACAATAAAACAATTAGGCGAATATGAAGTAGAGGTAAAATTATATCCAGAGATATCAACTAAGATAAAAGTTGTTATTACAGAAAAATAA